Genomic window (Musa acuminata AAA Group cultivar baxijiao chromosome BXJ1-9, Cavendish_Baxijiao_AAA, whole genome shotgun sequence):
TACCTCTTTCTCGTTATCCAATAATAGCAATTATTCTGATTTCCTCATTGATTGTCATATTCATGCTATCGTTCTTCCCAACTCTGAGTTGGCCATTGGTTGCATCCTATGACATTTTTACTGTCAACCATGGTCGAACGCATTCTGTCGTCGCATCCTGTCATTACTGTCGTCCTTCGATTGTATCTTGGCGAATACCTAATCTCTCattttgtggtgcctcttgttaaCTCAATTatcatggatcttgccctattgggtactagatctttaTCAAATTACTTAAGCTTATtaaattagtgaatctctatctaataatctctcattgactcttattgaatctcatctatacgatcaaataatttatgggtttattggatatctaataaaataggggctctgaaggatatctcatatctgaacctttgctcatcgcaacacctaccatatgtgtgtgactctctaggcctaatatcgagctggccatgagttatacctatcagaactctttttggcttagtgaattattatctctataataattcacttgactcatcgattacaaACAAGATCACTACACTACAATtcctagatgatataggagaatccaatacattggacatgtctgtccttagttaccgtgtacttatagtccctcattcattctaatcccccaaagaccgtatatcagacatggtgttgtcaggcccatacaatttctacttgagtcacactctaattggattctcctagagaactctttctctctcaatccgaatgaccctgaccaagaatttgtttgagcaagaacacacgagatattcttctcatgacactaagagtaaatgatcctctatcgacactcaattgctttcataaggttgactaccattcTCGAGAACCAGCAATaccagatttgaaacttccaaacctgtaAGTCCAGCGTCAAAGAATAGAATACTCATACAATACACCTTTGGCgtatcaagtctaaggatcagacacACAATTGAGACTACGGAATGGTTGTCTGACGTTAGGTATCATTAATCATTCACCATTTTGTaatcgaatcaatcagtgaactcattctccaatgagcacttgcactatacttctagtatccccacatgagtgactatgagaccagccacctccatcatatggacgagtatacagtacaccagtttatctggttatctcgatatccttcttgagtaacttatgaccgggatgatttagggtttgtgtttaaaggcgaatcagtctcattatcgtgatctcatcatgatctgattcctattgcacagatccaaggatatcacaatatatgtatgcaacaaacaatataaagtgagaaaatatcataataataataagcaaaaagactatgtcaTCACTTACCTGATtgacttgcaaggcacctatgattGGCACATCCATCCTTAATATCCAAGACTAAACTATAAAAAACTAGTTATGGACTttgtcgagttctaaaagcttggTATGCCGAACTTGGTTCGTTTTTGTCATCAACTGGCTTAGTCTTGACATTTCATTATTTCTACGACGACAAAATGGAGGTACAATATATTTATTGGTGTATATGGATGACATTATCGTTATAGCCAATAACTTTATGGAGATCAAGGAATTCCTGAAGCAATTGGTAAATTAATTCTAGGAATCTCTGGGTGAAAACAACATGTACATTTTTAGGACTATTTCAATATCAaggaaagtacattcaagatctattatgaAAGACGAACATGTAGACTGCCAAAGAGGTTGCTACTCCACTTTCTACtactgaatcacttaaattatataaTGATAGCACTACTATGGATCCTACACAAATCGccgagtacttggctccttatagcACTTATCTCTTTCACGTTCAAATATTTCATTTGcaatcaacaaattatcataattcatacaTTAACCATCCACTATGTATTGGTTTGCAGTAAAACGAGTCCTATAATATCTgaaagggactctaaatcataAATTCTCTTTATAAATACTCATCACTTCATCTCTATACCTTTGTCGATGTTGATCAGGCAAGAAACATCAATAATAAAACATCTACATTAGGGTATATTGTCTTTCTTGAAgtaaatccaatcagttggagtttaaAAAAGTAAAAGATAGTCGTAAGGTCTATAACTGAAGTTGAATACTGAGTCATCGCCATTGCTACcatagaactcaattgggttacaaatctactaaaagaacttgacatcaactccaccctcactcctataatatattgtgataatatcatAGCCATTTACCTATACGTCAATctagtgttccactcacgcatgaaatacattgtcatcgacttccacttcgttCGAGATCAAGTTGTTAGAAATTAACTacatgtttctcacgtacatatggCTAATTAACTAGCAGACTCTCTCACATAACCTTTCgtccataaaatatttttatttcattggtCCAATATCGagatccttgacaggagctcaaTCTTATAGGCgtacgatagaagataagatttttgctTGAGGAAATCTCTCCTAACTAACTCATCTTGATAGAGAAAATTTTTTCCTCTTGACATGTATAAATAGAGTTTATGTTACTGAAACTTAACCAAGTCTTTTAGTCTTGATCTATCACTTTCATCCTACTGTACTATCCAATTAACAACTCTTCTAAATATCTCAAAATCTCAAAAGTACTAAGTTGAAATATCAGATTCTTGTGATTCTGGAAAATCTAAATCCAACTACAGGAGAATCAAGAACAGAGAGCTCTCTCACTTTTTTGCGCTTAAGAATACTCATTTTAAGAACAAGTAATTGTCCTTCTCTAACCTTTATTGCCTAATCAAAGAGAAACAGCTAATGTGTTTTACTTATTGAAAgaataggatatatatatatatatatattcaaagaaCCTAAACTACATTTAATGTTCAGTTGTTaagcatgaaaaatatattaataaaaatagtaGAAGGGTATTAGTAAGTACAAGGGGGAATATGTTAGTTTTTAAGTTCTATATAGGAATACATACtaacttaaatttaaagaatcaaataaaaaatcacTATCTTTATAGGGAACTCATATGCAAATATTCCTTTTTAATAGGATTAAACATTTTTCCTAAAGAAAAAGGAATAGAGAGTTGATTGGAGATTGGATCCTTGAAATCCTTAAAATCCTAATAAGTGGTTTATGTCATGCAATTAATGTTAACATACCCCTCAAGAGCGTTGTTAGAACAATTGTTTTCTTTCATCTTCTTCATCAACCCAGATGATCTGAGATGGATTATTAGGTCACCAATTAAATACAAAACAATAACAATGATTAATTTGATCCCATGGCCTCTATTTCAAAGCCAACCACAGTAGACACAAGAGGAAGCAGACTCGGAACAGTCCACAGACAAAGAATCAAACGGTTAGCTGCTCGCCACTCTCTCGCTGAACTCAGGACGAGGAACTCCGACGAGcccatggcggcggcggcggcggcggcggaggtcaCGGGTCGACTCGGTGGCGCTGTCAGGGAGGATCCAGTCGCCGCCGCAGCCGCACGGGAGGCCCCATACAAAGGACTCCTCCAGCCAGTTGAGGAAGGAGGCGTGCCGCTCCTCCGTCCAAGCCCAGCCGCAGGAGCCTCTCGTCACCATCCTCATCACCTCCTCCGCATCCATCGATGCCACGAGGCCAACAGCTTCGAGCTGTACGTGCAGGGAGGAGAGCTACGAGCTCCGACTTCGGTTATAGAGATGGCGGGCAGGTAAAAATATCTTGGGAGTGTCTCTTGGTCGGCCGCGTGGTTAGTGGGATAGATATGTTCCGCaagatgggatgggatgggatgggatgggatgggtgGAGGATGTATGTAGTAGTACATGGAAATTAAAGATATCTGCATGGAAAGTGAAGATATCTTGGAAATCTTGAGCTAATCACAAGATCAGCTAATGTCATTTTTATCACAATAAACGACAAAAGAAGGGATGAAATGGAGACATCTTTTGTTTGTTGGAGATCTATAGTGAATCACAAGAACAGCTGATGCCATTTTtatcacaataaataaataataaaagatgaAATGAAGATATATTTTGTCTATGGGGCCCATTAATCTtccaaatgttttgattttttagTATATGTGTACTTGGAATCCTTTTAGTGGAATGGATAAAAACATTATTGATTCATGTTGAtcaattatttttgaaaaaaaattgttaGTATAGAAAGGTCATAAGACAGTAGTAACCTTTTTAGCTGTATATCTAAAATATTCCTTcagatttatcatatatatataatatatctatcgctttaaatttattctttggtgaaaattaaaaaataaattagatattaatattttttaaaaaaatggatGCTGATAGTGATTATTAATCTAAGTTTATTCAATGGATGTTAATGTGAGCAATATATTTGCGGGACTAAATGTTAGAAGGATGTTCATGAAAGATCTAAATATTTAGAGAGATATCTAAATATCATATTAGATTATGAAGAATCAAATGTATATAtaacttttggattttaagaattacAATAATCTATTAATATTTGTTGAAACTTTAGGGTCATTGTGTTGGTGTAATATGCTAATATTTGGTCGCAACCAAATTATTTTAGTGATTAACATATTATACACACAGTTAAATGATTGAAGTTTTAGTACACAATATAGACAATAACAAAAGAAAGAGGTGTAtaatattaaaacaaaaaaagaaaattgatatGTTTAATCCTCCACCAAATGCAGGAATTTCTAACTATTTATTCCAAAACTAAATCGAGGTTTAGAGATATAATAATAGTGATTAGCATATTATTTATACAATAAAATGAACAAAGGGTTTGAGTTTTATTATGATTGTTGTATAAAGAAATAATGAAACTAAAAAGATGctaaaagcagagagagagagagagagagagagagagagagagagagagatgggaaggGGCCAAACCGCAAAACAAAAGAAGCAAAGAAAGTTTTAATCTTACGTCCTTTGATCGAGTGCGGATTGTGCGTCGACagaaggatgaaacaacaataaaATAGAAATGGAAGGGGCAAACCGTAAAAGAGCAGAAAACAAAATTACGATTACGTCCTCCGCCTCCTCACACTGCTTCGTGAGTTCTTAACCTCCACCAGCTCACATCCTTGCAAGCCGAGCGACCCCCGCGGTCAGCCACCCACACCGTGCGGCCTTAAAGGCTCCACCTTTGAGcgccggagagagagagagagagagcgtgacCGGTATGGCTGACGTAGAGACGGACAGGGACGGCGCCGGGAAGCGGCCGCGGGGCGGCAGAGCGTACGGTCATGGGCCGGCGGAGGCGGCCGAGAGGGCCTGGACGCCGTGGCTGGTGCCGGTCCTCTTGGTGGCGTTCGTGGCGGTGTTCGTGGTGGAGATGTACGTCAACAACTGCCCCGATCACCCCCAACCCTTTGGCCGCTGCGTCGCCCGCTTCCTCCACCGCTTCTCCTTCCAGCCCATCCGCCAGAACCCTCTCCTCGGGCCCTCCTCCTCCACGTAAACCTCACCTACCTGTTGCTGCCTCCTTGGTATTTTGATTAAAGTTTGGATTTTTATTCGCTTTTCGGGCGACATTTTTGCCGTCTGAACGGACGAAATGTtcgattcctctctctctctctctctctcttccttgttGATCGGGTTCAAATGTTAGTCTTCAAAATTTCTCATACTCATATGCTAATACTTGGAGATGGTGATGTTATTCTTGGTGATCCTCCTAGTAAATCCTTCTCTTGCTCTCCCCGTCCAGTGTCCTCTATCCTTTTCCTTCGCTTTTGGAACTTTAAATTGCTCGGTGGACTTCGAATTTTCGTACCACCTTTTTCCTTCCAAGTTCTTTAGTTCAAGTATGGAAAGTTGATTGCTTTCTACTGCACCTTATGTTTGCTTGTTGACTTTTAGTTTCTTTTCCTTGTCTATAAACATGATTTGGATTTTTATGCTTGGCTAGCTTATAGCACTCTTGAAGTTCTTTACTTGAATGTGTGTAGGTGTACcactttttcctttttaaagTTGTTTAGTTCAGGTATGAAAAGTTGGATTGCTTTCTACACTTCATGCTCTGGTTTTTAATGTTTAGTTTCTTTTCCATATTGTGGATTTTTCTGCTTTTGGCTAACTTGTCTAGTACTTTTGAAGTTCTTTGCTTATATGTGTGTAGCTGCTGTCTCTAGTTCTTCTGGTGCGAACTTGTTCTTTCCCTCTTATATACTCGTCCTTTTCAGCTTGGAAAAAATGGGGGCTCTTCAATGGAACAATGTAGTCTATCAGAATCAAGGCTGGAGGCTTGTTACGTGTATTTGGTTACACGCAGGTCTCATCCATTTGCTTGCAAATTTGTTCAGCTTGCTCTTCATCGGAGTTCGTCTCGAGCAGCAATTTGGATTCGGTGAGTGTTGCTATTTAATTCATTGGATCAGCGCATGTTTGTGGATTGATTACCTTAGTAGCCTCTTCTTTGTTTGGTCACTGTAAGCAAGAAAATGCAGCTACCACCGTTTGCTTCTCAGAAAATGGATTAGGGTTCTTTTCAGTTGGCTATCGTACATGTCCAATACACAAGTTATTCAGTGCTAACTCAAAATTTGACGTTGGAAATGGAAGATGATGATACTATGCTGTCTCTGAAACATCTAATTCTCTGTATTTTGTGAATGTTCGTTTAGTTGTTCTTAGCATGACAAATTTTATGCCATGCAGTGCGCATTGGGGTGATATATCTGCTGTCAGGCTTCGGTGGCTCTGTTCTCTCAGCTCTTCTCTTGATGAATAACATCTCCGTTGGTGCTTCCGGGGCTTTGTTTGGACTTCTTGGAGCAATGTTTTCAGAACTCATTATAAATTGGACAATCTATTCCAATAGGGTGATTATCGGGCTTGTATCCTTCAATATTTCAGCTTAGTTTAGCACCACAGACAGACTAAAGTTATCTCTTCTGTAGGTTGCAGCCCTATTAACGCTTTTGGTCATCATTATCATCAACTTGGGTATCGGCCTATTTCCTCATGTTGATAACATTGCGCATATTGGAGGGTTCGTATCAGGTTTCCTCCTGGGTTTTGTCTTATTAATCCAGCCTCGGGTTGGATGGATGGAACGCGATGATCTGCCCCCTTCAGCTCAGGTTACGTCCAAGTACAAAGCATACCAGTGCGTCTTATGGGTGATTGCATTTCTTTTGCTGATAGCTGGGTAAGAATCCTTCACAAGTTTCTTCCAAGGATCCCATTTTATGCATAAAATTGCATCATCTAGCATTGCATTTACAATCGGCAACATCCTTGTGTTAATGTTAGCTGCTTCACAGTTTTGAAAGATAGTAGCAGTTGACAAATTTTGCTATATTTTTTAGAAGTTCATTTCACTATGCACTAACTGTCACTCTTCTTTGACAATTACCGATTGACGACCAACTGTTTGTCAAAATAAATAAGGTGACCATGTTGGAAGCTTGAATTTGGCACTGCTGCCATTCCAACTGTAGTCTTAGTTTCTCCGGTACTCGCAATTCTCACCGCATGTTTGTTCTGCAGATTTGCAATTAGCTCGGTCATGCTCTTCAGGGGAGTTAATGGAAACGACCATTGCCACTGGTGCCGCTACTTGAATTGTGTGCCAACGTCAAGGTGGAGCTGTGAGGATTGAACAACAAGGAGCTTTTGCAAGGAAACAAAGGATGAGTTTTGGGAAGGCAGTGAAAGGATCAGATGTTTTGTTTGCTTGTACTTTAGATACAGCTGTGAATAGCTAAAATGTCAGTTGCCATATTGTTTGCTCATCGATAATGCAGAGAATATTACTTGTTTTTATTGGTGATCATAGTCTCACTTGTTGGAACTCTTCTTTTGACCCTCCTTCCTCATACATAATCCCAAACTTTATGTTAGATCACCAGCAATCAGCAAAGGAACTTTACAGATCTCATAAATATTGAGCTGACATTCTTTTTAATTAACATAGAGCTCAATCATAGAAAATGATTATTCTTATATTGCATCATCATCACCCACAAGAGAGTTGAGATTTCCTCTCTGAGTGAGCCTACTAAAATTTATGACAAAGGGTATGTACTACTATTTGCATCAATAAATTACAAGCTCACATGAATCTTGGCTGGTTGCACTTTTTTTGATGTATACATGTGAGAGATGTTGACAAGCTAAACTATAGAGCTCCTCCCATGACAGATGGTCCAACACAAGCCATTGGCTTTGGAGCCTATTTAGTGACGAGCACTTGCAGCATTGCTTTACGGTGAATGAAGTCCACCGGTATGGGATTTTACACATTAGAGAAGTTGAGGTTAAGAAATATTATTGCTGGAATCGTTGCAGTTTACCCAACAATAATATCTACCAATGTGATCGATCCATTCTCCGGGCCAGTCGAATTTTGAGTCAACATTGGTGCCACCGGTGGTGAGATTGCCGGCATTGGAAGTCAATTTGAGACTGTTACCGTCAGTCATATTTGGTATCGGTAAAGCCTTCGACGGAACAGCAAGGCACcgggcttccgtcgatcatttagTATGGTGGGAGTACGTGTTCCCTTTACAATGGTGGGTGGGCTTGGCTCAACGTCACATGGAAGCTTGACCTCGCTCCTTCCTCATGCAAGCCGTAACGTCTGTCTGTCTACTTAGCTGATGGACAAAGTAACAGCAATATCTTACGAAGACGACGTTTGAGTTATGCCAACATATTTTTTCGTGAACGATGTAAAGATTGGGGGGGTTGATAGCCATGGAAATTGAATGGTTACAAAGATTTAAGATTTTAAACCACTGGTGGAGATGAAAATTGCAGGAAATGCAACGTCTAAATTCTTATCGACGCTAACGTTCCGAGGATTTCAAAACCCAAAATTAATTCAAcggtgtttttgtttttttttgttgaacATGAAAACTTCACAAGTGCAATGtcaaatttttatatatataatatcaggtaaagatggaaaaataaaataaaataaaataattaattagaataaaaataaaaataatttatgctAACTTTGATTCTGTGGGTACGCGATAGGAGGAACAACTTCGCTCTCGTCCAAGCGGGTGCCAATAGCAAGACGAGACGCGGAAACCCACGATGTTGTATATGTTAGGCATGAAGAAACGGTGGCAGGCGTCGTTTCATCGAGCACCTGGCAGGCATTGGAACGAGAAAAGGGATCAAATACAGGCATCTAAACAGCAGAAACAATCACGAGTCTTCACCAAGATCGCTCTTGATTTGCTTCCCATGGTTCCAATGCCATCTCTATAGTAATATCCGCATGCTCCCTTCTCTTAATAATCCAATAAGGCTTCTATTTCAAAACGAGGGGCGGCGCATGATTTAGAG
Coding sequences:
- the LOC103998553 gene encoding RHOMBOID-like protein 3 — translated: MADVETDRDGAGKRPRGGRAYGHGPAEAAERAWTPWLVPVLLVAFVAVFVVEMYVNNCPDHPQPFGRCVARFLHRFSFQPIRQNPLLGPSSSTLEKMGALQWNNVVYQNQGWRLVTCIWLHAGLIHLLANLFSLLFIGVRLEQQFGFVRIGVIYLLSGFGGSVLSALLLMNNISVGASGALFGLLGAMFSELIINWTIYSNRVAALLTLLVIIIINLGIGLFPHVDNIAHIGGFVSGFLLGFVLLIQPRVGWMERDDLPPSAQVTSKYKAYQCVLWVIAFLLLIAGFAISSVMLFRGVNGNDHCHWCRYLNCVPTSRWSCED